In Archangium violaceum, the following are encoded in one genomic region:
- a CDS encoding COX15/CtaA family protein, whose protein sequence is MSTSVSSRAFRVFSWFTLAYTLAVVLWGAFVRATKSGAGCGDHWPVCNGEVVPLAPTVQTLIEYTHRVTSGLALVLAVVLCVWGLRAHAKGHPVRKAAAASLFFMLTEAAVGAGLVLFKMVADNESIGRAVWMAVHLINTFLLVGAMALTSWWAEGRERLTLKRQGLTGWLLLGSLVGLLVLGVSGAIAALGDTLFPATSLMEGLRQDMSPTAHVLLRLRVLHPVLAVGVGALVVFSAGMVTRLRPSPAVRRAAWQLGVLYVLQLLAGLVNVVLLAPEWMQLLHLLLADLVWVVLVRLSAAGLALGAPRADVKPRPDMDASVA, encoded by the coding sequence ATGAGCACTTCCGTGTCCTCCCGTGCCTTCCGCGTTTTCAGCTGGTTCACCCTCGCCTACACGCTGGCCGTGGTGCTGTGGGGCGCCTTCGTCCGAGCCACGAAATCGGGCGCGGGGTGTGGAGACCACTGGCCGGTGTGCAACGGCGAGGTGGTGCCGCTGGCGCCGACCGTGCAGACGCTCATCGAGTACACGCACCGGGTGACGAGCGGGCTGGCGCTGGTGCTGGCGGTGGTGCTGTGCGTGTGGGGCCTGAGGGCGCACGCGAAGGGGCACCCGGTGCGCAAGGCGGCGGCGGCCTCGCTCTTCTTCATGCTGACGGAGGCGGCGGTGGGGGCGGGGCTGGTGCTCTTCAAGATGGTGGCGGACAACGAGTCCATCGGGCGGGCGGTGTGGATGGCGGTGCACCTCATCAACACGTTCCTGCTGGTGGGAGCGATGGCGCTCACATCGTGGTGGGCGGAAGGCCGGGAGCGGCTGACGCTGAAGCGGCAGGGGCTGACGGGGTGGCTGCTGTTGGGGAGCCTGGTGGGGCTGCTGGTGCTGGGGGTGAGCGGGGCCATCGCGGCGTTGGGGGACACGCTCTTCCCGGCGACGAGCCTGATGGAGGGGCTGCGCCAGGACATGTCGCCCACGGCGCACGTGTTGCTGCGGCTGCGGGTGCTGCACCCGGTATTGGCGGTGGGCGTGGGGGCGCTGGTGGTGTTCTCGGCGGGGATGGTGACGCGGCTGCGGCCGTCGCCAGCGGTACGCCGGGCGGCGTGGCAGCTTGGCGTACTCTATGTACTGCAACTGCTGGCGGGGCTGGTGAACGTGGTGCTGCTGGCACCGGAGTGGATGCAGCTGTTGCACCTGCTCTTGGCGGATCTGGTGTGGGTGGTGCTGGTGCGGCTGAGCGCGGCGGGGCTCGCGCTGGGCGCACCGCGGGCGGACGTGAAGCCCCGGCCTGACATGGATGCCTCGGTGGCGTGA
- a CDS encoding SRPBCC family protein, whose product MAHFQTSLIVPRRIEDTFAFVSDFRHAPTWDPRTFEAQKLTEGPIGRGTRFMLVGGMFPKTALDGFELPPILLGQMQLPYEIDVYAPPRELVLFGETGFLRYRDHIQLSPEGENTRLVYTAEIELKGILDIGEPLLQAMFQRIGTAATQGIPDAVARGTPRDGG is encoded by the coding sequence ATGGCCCACTTTCAAACCTCGCTCATCGTTCCCCGGCGAATCGAAGACACCTTCGCGTTCGTGAGTGATTTCCGTCATGCGCCGACGTGGGATCCGCGCACGTTCGAGGCGCAGAAGCTGACCGAGGGTCCCATCGGTCGGGGGACGCGGTTCATGCTGGTCGGAGGCATGTTCCCGAAGACAGCGCTCGACGGATTCGAGCTGCCGCCCATCCTCCTCGGGCAGATGCAACTGCCCTATGAGATCGACGTGTACGCGCCGCCCCGGGAGCTCGTCCTGTTCGGAGAGACGGGCTTCTTGCGGTACCGGGATCACATCCAGCTCTCGCCCGAAGGGGAGAATACCCGGCTGGTGTACACGGCCGAAATCGAGCTGAAGGGCATCCTGGACATCGGAGAGCCGCTGCTCCAAGCGATGTTCCAGAGGATCGGCACCGCGGCCACCCAGGGCATTCCGGATGCCGTGGCGCGCGGTACGCCTCGCGATGGCGGCTGA
- a CDS encoding ATP-binding protein — MAKPEAERRQLTVMFCDLVGSTRLAGKLDPEDLRELTRAYQEAALGVIRKYDGHVAQLLGDGILAYFGYPVAHENAAHRACHAALDVLQAIDELNVRLAAERAVTIAVRIGAHTGITVVGLMGDSVHREQLAIGEAPNVAARLQSLAQPGTAVISGATARLVRGAFSWEDLGLHQLAGVPQPVEVYRLRRAVNTRRQTAVPGQEEPFPFVGRTGDLSMLRECWKESRAGRGRMVVISGEPGIGKSRLVRAFRASVLEEAQRWFECHCSPFYTNTAMRPLIEMISELCELGEQDSPEKKRDKVATFVSRLFPGNTDALPLLASLLSIPVAEEAQLASALTPQAKKQKLQKFLLDLFSRLSESKPLVLVIEDLHWMDPTSLEFIGLLAKHVSKTHLLVILTTRSSFEVPWLVDTRVSLSGLARDEVVCMIERVAGGKQLPVELVELLVHKADGNPLYVEELTRMLIESGQLIEQEGGYHLSVLLPSLQVPASLHDSLMARLDRLDRAKIVLQVGATIARQFDYALLKELLVIDDATLQQELARLSEAGLLYRRGDPPHAAYNFRSALIQDAAYGSLLKRTRQQYHRRIAELLPKHVPDTPPEILAHHHREAGQVVEALRCYSAAGQASLGAWALGESTRHLECALSLVDKLPDRATRALEELSLRVAIGVPLMLTRGYAAPEVETTYRRAYELCLEVGDAAADRLFPVLWGLWIFYHVKAVLPKAEDMGERLLQLAERSGDSGIALGAHQALGSTRFWRGRVSQARVHFETALALYDEKKHARLAFLFGQDARAYGLAFLVWIAWLEGDLEGARRYRQEALAHCARLGQPGSQGFVELIVAVFHCLMGEHELAMEHSRRLIALSREQRMPHWEACGRITLGWCNRTGEGASIIRAGIDSLNAVGTRTASSFWHSALVEAELRGGNLEKAQVALDALMAFIQESDERCYEAELVRLQGELLLRRGESRRAAERFRDALELALSRSQPTLAQRARLSLERTPGEA, encoded by the coding sequence TTGGCCAAGCCAGAGGCCGAGCGCCGGCAGCTCACCGTGATGTTCTGTGATCTCGTGGGCTCGACGCGGCTGGCCGGGAAGTTGGACCCGGAGGACCTGCGCGAGCTGACGCGTGCCTACCAGGAGGCCGCCCTGGGGGTCATCCGGAAGTACGACGGCCATGTGGCCCAGCTTCTGGGTGACGGAATCCTGGCGTACTTCGGTTACCCCGTGGCGCACGAGAACGCCGCCCATCGGGCCTGTCACGCCGCGCTGGATGTGTTGCAAGCCATCGACGAGCTGAACGTGCGCCTGGCCGCCGAGCGGGCCGTCACCATCGCCGTCCGCATTGGCGCCCACACGGGAATCACCGTGGTCGGGCTCATGGGAGACAGCGTGCACCGCGAGCAACTCGCCATTGGCGAGGCGCCCAACGTGGCCGCGAGGCTGCAGAGCCTGGCCCAGCCTGGAACCGCGGTCATCAGTGGGGCGACGGCACGGCTCGTGCGCGGCGCCTTCTCCTGGGAAGACCTGGGCCTGCACCAACTCGCGGGTGTGCCCCAGCCGGTCGAGGTGTACCGGTTGCGGCGTGCCGTGAACACGAGGCGCCAGACGGCGGTGCCGGGGCAGGAGGAACCCTTCCCGTTCGTGGGCAGGACGGGCGACCTGTCGATGTTGCGTGAGTGCTGGAAGGAGAGCCGCGCGGGGCGTGGCCGGATGGTCGTCATCAGCGGCGAGCCAGGGATTGGCAAGTCGCGCCTCGTCCGTGCCTTCCGCGCCAGCGTGCTGGAAGAGGCGCAGCGGTGGTTCGAGTGCCACTGTTCGCCGTTCTATACGAACACGGCCATGCGCCCGCTCATCGAGATGATCTCCGAGCTGTGTGAGCTCGGCGAACAGGACTCGCCGGAGAAGAAGCGTGACAAGGTCGCGACCTTCGTGTCCCGCCTCTTCCCGGGAAACACGGACGCGCTGCCGCTCCTGGCCTCGCTCCTGTCCATTCCCGTCGCGGAAGAAGCACAGCTGGCGTCCGCGCTCACCCCCCAGGCGAAGAAGCAGAAGCTCCAGAAGTTCCTGCTCGACCTCTTCTCACGGCTCTCGGAGTCGAAGCCCCTCGTGCTCGTCATCGAGGATCTCCATTGGATGGATCCCACGTCCCTGGAGTTCATCGGGCTGCTGGCGAAGCATGTCTCCAAGACACACCTCCTGGTCATCCTGACCACCCGCTCGTCCTTCGAGGTCCCGTGGCTGGTGGATACCCGGGTGTCGTTGAGCGGCCTGGCCAGGGACGAGGTGGTGTGCATGATCGAGCGGGTGGCCGGAGGAAAGCAGTTGCCCGTCGAGCTCGTCGAGCTGCTCGTCCACAAGGCGGATGGAAATCCCCTGTACGTGGAGGAGCTGACCCGCATGCTCATCGAGTCCGGTCAGCTCATCGAGCAGGAGGGGGGCTACCACCTCTCCGTGCTCCTCCCGTCCCTGCAGGTTCCCGCCTCGCTCCATGATTCACTCATGGCGAGGTTGGACCGGTTGGACCGGGCGAAGATCGTGCTCCAGGTGGGCGCGACCATCGCGCGGCAGTTCGACTATGCGCTCCTCAAGGAGTTGCTCGTCATCGACGATGCGACGCTCCAGCAGGAGCTGGCGCGGCTGTCCGAGGCCGGACTCCTCTACCGGCGGGGTGACCCTCCTCATGCGGCGTACAACTTCAGGAGCGCGCTCATCCAGGATGCGGCGTACGGCTCGCTGCTCAAGCGCACCCGCCAGCAATACCATCGCCGCATCGCGGAGCTGCTCCCGAAGCACGTGCCGGACACGCCCCCCGAAATCCTGGCGCACCACCATCGGGAGGCGGGCCAGGTCGTGGAGGCGCTCCGCTGCTACTCCGCCGCGGGTCAGGCCTCCCTGGGCGCATGGGCCCTCGGAGAATCGACACGGCATCTGGAATGCGCCCTGTCCCTGGTCGACAAGCTGCCGGATCGCGCCACGCGTGCGCTCGAGGAGCTGAGCCTGCGAGTGGCGATCGGCGTCCCCCTCATGCTCACCCGCGGTTATGCGGCGCCAGAGGTGGAGACGACGTATCGGCGCGCCTACGAGCTGTGTCTGGAGGTGGGAGATGCCGCGGCCGACCGGTTGTTCCCCGTGCTCTGGGGACTGTGGATCTTCTATCACGTGAAGGCCGTGCTTCCGAAGGCGGAGGACATGGGCGAGCGTTTGCTCCAGCTGGCCGAGCGCTCGGGAGACTCGGGGATTGCACTCGGTGCGCACCAGGCACTCGGCTCCACCCGCTTCTGGCGGGGGCGCGTGAGCCAGGCCCGGGTGCACTTCGAGACCGCCCTGGCCCTCTACGACGAGAAGAAGCATGCGCGTCTGGCATTCCTCTTCGGTCAGGATGCTCGTGCGTACGGTCTGGCATTCCTGGTGTGGATCGCCTGGTTGGAGGGAGATCTCGAAGGTGCGCGGCGGTACCGCCAGGAAGCGCTGGCGCATTGTGCCCGGCTCGGGCAGCCGGGCAGCCAGGGTTTCGTCGAGCTGATCGTCGCCGTGTTCCACTGCCTCATGGGCGAGCACGAGCTGGCCATGGAGCACTCCCGCCGCCTCATCGCGCTCAGCCGGGAGCAGCGCATGCCCCACTGGGAGGCCTGTGGGCGCATCACCCTCGGCTGGTGCAACCGCACGGGCGAAGGGGCGTCCATCATTCGCGCGGGAATCGATTCGCTCAACGCCGTGGGCACGCGCACGGCCTCGTCGTTCTGGCACAGCGCGCTCGTGGAGGCCGAGCTGCGCGGTGGAAACCTGGAGAAGGCCCAGGTCGCGCTGGATGCGCTCATGGCGTTCATCCAGGAGAGCGACGAGCGGTGCTACGAGGCGGAGCTGGTGCGCCTCCAGGGCGAGCTGCTTCTCCGGAGGGGAGAGTCACGACGGGCGGCGGAGCGTTTCCGCGATGCTCTCGAGCTGGCGCTCTCGCGAAGTCAGCCAACACTCGCGCAGCGTGCCCGGTTGAGTCTGGAGCGGACTCCCGGCGAGGCTTGA
- a CDS encoding SDR family NAD(P)-dependent oxidoreductase, translating into MKLISNSAIVTGAAQGIGMGIASRLMQEGTHVLIFGQTQAKVEATSEALNRAMEGRARAVPFTGDVRRAEDVTRAIEVATRELGLPGILVNNAGTATLSPLVDLAEEDFDRVLAVNLKGPFLFMKAFARALVEAKKPGAVVNISSLNQMAVTDGLGHYCASKAGLANLSKVAAAELGRHGIRVNVVAPGAIRTPLADGAGMISGNMEREFLARTPLGKPCGQPSDVAGAVCFLCSEDASWITGETISVDGGNHIRGLHSYLDVMRAEGK; encoded by the coding sequence ATGAAGCTCATATCGAATAGTGCCATCGTGACGGGAGCAGCGCAGGGTATCGGAATGGGGATTGCCTCGCGGCTGATGCAGGAAGGGACCCATGTCCTCATCTTCGGTCAGACCCAGGCGAAGGTGGAGGCCACGTCCGAGGCGCTCAACCGGGCCATGGAGGGGCGCGCGCGAGCGGTGCCGTTCACCGGGGACGTGCGCCGCGCGGAGGACGTGACCCGAGCCATCGAGGTCGCCACGCGCGAGCTGGGCCTGCCGGGCATCCTGGTGAACAACGCGGGGACCGCCACGCTCTCGCCCCTGGTCGACCTGGCCGAGGAGGACTTCGACCGGGTGCTGGCCGTGAACCTGAAGGGTCCCTTCCTGTTCATGAAGGCCTTCGCGCGCGCGCTCGTCGAGGCGAAGAAGCCCGGAGCCGTGGTCAACATCTCCTCCCTGAACCAGATGGCGGTGACGGATGGGCTCGGCCACTACTGTGCCTCCAAGGCGGGGCTGGCGAACCTCTCGAAGGTCGCCGCTGCGGAGCTCGGGCGTCATGGCATCCGGGTGAACGTGGTGGCGCCGGGCGCCATCCGTACGCCGCTCGCCGATGGGGCCGGGATGATCTCCGGGAACATGGAGCGGGAGTTCCTCGCCCGGACGCCGCTGGGCAAGCCGTGTGGCCAGCCCTCGGACGTCGCGGGCGCGGTGTGCTTCCTGTGCAGCGAGGACGCCTCGTGGATCACCGGTGAGACGATCTCCGTGGATGGTGGCAATCACATCCGCGGCCTGCACAGCTACCTGGACGTGATGCGCGCCGAGGGGAAGTAG
- a CDS encoding ATP-binding protein, translated as MGQARNGRSEWFELSEEGWRRSNRARPLGQLVREALQNAFDQRARRVKVRLEEDEVRIEDDAPAGLARDEFAFTVFLGEKDTPPTWRGRKGRGLKEMIASSDRAEVETVGRTLVFDDTGRHVKPNTRLVGTCLRLFRRTSASEREAAVQLLRLTLPPPGVELIINGRTVRMPRVKESLEDCLLETVELHRGVERYVERATRVDLYHPRPGETPHLFELGLPVEPHHLPWHVDVQQRIPLAAERDAARDPYKRILAAILLESLAPELSRQELSGAWVTEVLSHFTLGPEALEAYVEKVLPARAVLSVGPRADDRARQLGAKVVDLRGMPLTALEQLETVVESADAYVERMEGPPRDVLVHPGARAERFVGLVRCLSRELIGREVRVEFFERKVRDPSAHVDAEYDRERRVLRVNMRGQVRLDDPLESRTLGIVLHELAHEAGEEHDFAFIDRLEGFAGKALRCLVDQPDLLAPYASPKKRAG; from the coding sequence ATGGGCCAGGCCCGGAACGGTCGTTCGGAGTGGTTCGAGTTGTCGGAAGAGGGGTGGAGGCGCTCCAACCGCGCCCGGCCCCTCGGTCAGCTCGTTCGCGAGGCGTTGCAGAACGCGTTCGACCAGCGGGCGCGCCGGGTGAAGGTGCGCCTGGAGGAGGACGAGGTCCGCATCGAGGACGATGCACCCGCCGGGCTCGCGCGTGACGAGTTCGCCTTCACCGTCTTCCTCGGGGAGAAGGACACGCCGCCCACGTGGCGCGGGCGCAAGGGCCGGGGCTTGAAGGAGATGATCGCCTCGAGCGATCGCGCCGAGGTGGAGACGGTGGGGCGCACGCTCGTCTTCGACGACACCGGGCGCCACGTGAAGCCCAACACGCGCCTGGTGGGCACGTGCCTGCGGCTCTTCCGCCGCACGAGCGCCAGCGAGCGCGAGGCCGCCGTCCAGCTGCTGCGTCTCACCCTCCCGCCGCCGGGGGTCGAGCTGATCATCAATGGCCGCACGGTGCGGATGCCGCGGGTCAAGGAGTCGCTGGAGGACTGCCTGCTGGAGACGGTGGAGCTGCACCGCGGGGTGGAGCGGTACGTCGAGCGGGCCACGCGGGTGGACCTCTACCACCCGCGCCCCGGTGAGACGCCACACCTCTTCGAGCTGGGATTGCCGGTGGAGCCGCACCACCTCCCGTGGCACGTCGACGTGCAGCAGCGCATTCCCCTGGCGGCCGAGCGCGATGCCGCGAGGGACCCCTACAAGCGCATCCTGGCGGCCATCCTCCTCGAATCGCTGGCGCCCGAGCTGAGCCGCCAGGAGCTGTCGGGCGCCTGGGTGACGGAGGTGCTCTCGCACTTCACCCTCGGCCCGGAGGCGCTCGAGGCCTACGTGGAGAAGGTGCTGCCGGCGCGGGCGGTGCTGTCGGTGGGGCCGCGGGCGGATGACCGGGCACGCCAGCTCGGGGCGAAGGTGGTGGACCTGCGGGGGATGCCGCTCACGGCGCTGGAGCAGCTCGAGACGGTGGTGGAGTCCGCGGACGCGTACGTGGAGCGGATGGAGGGCCCGCCGCGCGACGTCCTGGTGCATCCCGGTGCGCGCGCCGAGCGCTTCGTGGGGCTGGTGCGCTGCCTGTCGCGAGAGCTCATCGGGCGGGAGGTGCGCGTGGAGTTCTTCGAACGCAAGGTGCGAGACCCGAGCGCCCACGTGGACGCGGAGTACGACCGGGAGCGCCGTGTACTGCGGGTGAACATGCGGGGACAGGTGCGGCTGGATGATCCGCTGGAGTCACGGACGCTTGGCATCGTCCTGCATGAGCTGGCACACGAGGCGGGTGAAGAGCACGACTTCGCCTTCATCGACAGGCTGGAGGGCTTCGCCGGCAAGGCCCTGCGCTGTCTGGTGGACCAGCCCGACCTCCTGGCTCCCTACGCGAGCCCGAAGAAGCGGGCGGGGTGA
- a CDS encoding TIGR02594 family protein, with the protein MQSLLNGVLKPSPQLPVDGDFGQKTHEAVVRFQKTRHLTADGVVGAKTWAALGQPSLASAPKQAALAAPAARSAGGADAPWMDIAFGEEGQREEDGAARNNSRIVEYHGATSLRAKDDETPWCSSFVNWVMKEAGYTGTNNALAKSWLDWGETLDSPRYGAITVIKRKGAQRDAATGSSTGYHVAFYVDSTSTHIELLGGNQGDSVKRSKFSLGSYEVCGYRWPR; encoded by the coding sequence TTGCAATCGCTCCTGAACGGCGTCTTGAAGCCGAGCCCGCAGCTGCCCGTGGACGGAGACTTCGGACAGAAGACCCATGAGGCCGTGGTCCGGTTCCAGAAGACCCGGCACCTCACCGCGGACGGGGTGGTGGGCGCCAAGACCTGGGCGGCGCTGGGCCAACCGTCCTTGGCTTCGGCTCCGAAGCAGGCGGCGCTCGCGGCCCCGGCAGCGCGGTCCGCGGGCGGGGCGGACGCGCCGTGGATGGACATCGCCTTCGGGGAGGAGGGCCAGCGCGAGGAGGATGGGGCGGCGCGGAACAACAGCCGCATCGTCGAGTACCACGGTGCGACGAGCCTCCGCGCCAAGGACGACGAGACGCCCTGGTGCTCCTCGTTCGTCAACTGGGTCATGAAGGAGGCGGGATACACCGGGACGAACAACGCGCTGGCCAAGAGCTGGCTGGATTGGGGCGAGACCCTGGACTCGCCGCGCTACGGGGCCATCACCGTCATCAAGCGCAAGGGCGCCCAGCGCGACGCCGCCACGGGCTCCTCGACGGGGTACCACGTCGCGTTCTATGTCGACTCGACTTCGACCCACATCGAGCTGCTGGGGGGCAATCAGGGCGACTCCGTGAAGAGGTCGAAGTTCTCGCTCGGCTCCTACGAGGTCTGCGGCTACCGCTGGCCGCGCTGA
- a CDS encoding kinetoplast-associated protein: MANRNTARSRSTEQTKTAFEELARKTRNKPVVPAKEQEARQAHARNVLTDVSGLTAESAVKKVTEAGLTINKTLAGINEQVIALVEELKQLDEAIHLKNEELSVLHGKDVAASALDVLVTEYDRKKAELQAEMERLQKEIADTRAKFATDLAAEREASELARKRAEEEYQYDIQLQRKKEQDTFAEHMRQQAAVEREREEKLRKEWATREEALKLREKELEDLRRQVSDFPLVLKKETDTAAAIAGNRVKGEWEVKFTLAQKDAETAQRVASMEIASLKETNGKQAQALQTLQTELAEAKRQVQAIAEKALESASGARALAEVQGVIANRDYAKGK; encoded by the coding sequence ATGGCCAACCGCAATACCGCCCGCAGCCGTTCCACCGAGCAGACCAAGACCGCCTTCGAGGAGCTGGCCCGGAAGACCCGCAACAAGCCCGTGGTCCCCGCCAAGGAGCAGGAGGCACGTCAGGCCCACGCCCGCAACGTGCTCACGGATGTCTCCGGCCTCACCGCCGAGTCCGCCGTCAAGAAGGTCACCGAGGCCGGCCTCACCATCAACAAGACCCTCGCCGGCATCAACGAGCAGGTGATCGCCCTCGTCGAGGAGCTCAAGCAGCTCGACGAGGCCATCCACCTCAAGAACGAGGAGCTCTCGGTGCTGCACGGCAAGGACGTCGCCGCCAGCGCGCTCGACGTGCTCGTCACCGAGTACGACAGGAAGAAGGCGGAGCTCCAGGCGGAGATGGAGCGGCTGCAGAAGGAGATCGCCGACACCCGCGCGAAGTTCGCCACGGACCTGGCCGCGGAGCGGGAGGCTTCCGAGCTGGCGCGCAAGCGGGCCGAGGAGGAGTACCAGTACGACATCCAACTGCAGCGCAAGAAGGAGCAGGACACCTTCGCCGAGCACATGCGCCAGCAGGCCGCCGTCGAGCGTGAGCGAGAGGAGAAGCTGCGCAAGGAGTGGGCGACCCGCGAGGAGGCCCTGAAGCTGCGCGAGAAGGAGCTGGAGGATCTGCGCCGGCAGGTGTCGGACTTCCCGCTCGTGCTGAAGAAGGAGACGGACACGGCGGCGGCCATCGCCGGCAACCGGGTGAAGGGCGAGTGGGAGGTGAAGTTCACCCTCGCGCAGAAGGACGCGGAGACGGCGCAGCGGGTGGCGAGCATGGAGATCGCCTCGCTCAAGGAGACCAATGGCAAGCAGGCGCAGGCCCTGCAGACGCTCCAGACCGAGCTGGCCGAGGCCAAGCGTCAGGTCCAGGCCATCGCCGAGAAGGCGCTGGAGTCCGCCTCGGGGGCTCGCGCGCTCGCCGAGGTGCAGGGCGTCATCGCCAACCGCGACTACGCCAAGGGCAAGTAG